Within Thermococcus celer Vu 13 = JCM 8558, the genomic segment ACGCGGAGAAGTTCAGGAGATGGATAAAGTGGATTCCCCTCGCCATAGGGAGGTTCATGATACCCCCCGAGAAGGTGCTGAAGAACAAAACGAGGGAGTCCATCTACAGGTACATAGAGGCAAAGGGGTATTCCACCGTCGTAGACGTGGCCTCAACGTTTTCCATCTCAAGGACAAACGCCAGATGGCACCTTAACGTTCTCAAGAGGGCCGGGCTTTTGGACGAAACCACGATCCAGAACACCACCATATACCACCCCCCGGGTAGAGAAAACAGGCAAAAAGCCGTAAGGGCATTTCTGCTTGAAAACAAGATTCGGAGGGAGATATACAATCTGTTAATCCGGGGAAAGAGCATAAGCGATATAGCGAGAACCCTCGGGCTGAGCAAGTCCACGGTTCACCACCACGTAAGCGTTCTCAGGGAGTACGGGGTCGTGGGCAATGAAGAGGGATAGCGTAATCTTTAACCTCCTGCTCCTGCTCGGATACCTCATCGGATTTTCGATAGTCGTGCTGGTGATAGGGGCGAAATTCGGGAAGCCTCTGGTTTTAATCGAGGCAAAAAACGTCCATGCCCTCCTTAGTTTCCTCGGCGTATCAAACACCCTCCTCGGCAACATGATCTATCTCCCGGGTGAAAGGCTGGCATTCGAGATAACCTGGCAGTGCAGCGGAACGTTTACTTTAAGCCTTTACACCGCTGTGTATTTAGCTTTCCCAAGGATAAGGAGAAACGTACGGGAATGGATCATCGGCGCCTCAGTGATATACCTCCTGAACCTCCTTCGGGTGGCAATTGCCATCTATCTCTACCACCGCTCAGGGGAGGGGGTCTTCAACCTCTTCCACTACACGATAGGACCCGCCATCCTCTTCGGGGCCGTTGTCATCCTCCTCGGCCGTCTCCTCGTGAAGAGCCTGAGGGCCCAACAGGATTGAGCACGATTTCGGCAATTTTGATGAGAAATCTTTTTTAAGCATTGACGATCGACATTAAATTGAGGACCAAAGGCGATGTTCCCTGGTTTGAAAGTTTAACCAAAAATGTTATTAAACAAAAACTGAACCGATTGTTCCAGGCTTACCGTATCGTTCGAGAGTCCGTCTAAAGATATTATAAGTTTCCATGGGGAGACTAAAAAGGGGGTGAGAGAGATGGGAACCCTTAGACTGGTGAGAGATGCGGTGGTGGTAGTCACTTTACTCCTAATCCTCACGGGGTTATCCAACGCCGCCGGAGGGACGCTCAGCGGGAACGTCCTCCACGTCTGGAGCCACGATATGGGCAGTTCGTATACGGAAATTCACAACGTCAACAGGGGCATCAAAAAAGATACCTACGCTATCGAGCAGACGGTTCTGGCGAAAAACTACAGTGGGAGTGCCGGCGTTACGTTGCTTGAGGTCCAGGTAACCGATGGTGGCAGAACCAGGTGGTACAGCGTGTACTGGTATGGCGGAAACAGCGTGGACGTGTTCGGCAAAACCGTGAACCTCGACATGAGCGTCCCCCACACTTACAGGATAGAGGTTACACGAAACAACGTCAAGTTTTACATCGATGGGGGTCTTGTTAAAACCATTAAAAAGAGGCACATAACCAAAATCCAGCAGGTCAATGCCGGAAGGTGGGACGAGGGGAGCACCTACGACCTCTACATAGACGACGTCAGGGAGTACTGGAACGGGGATGTAATCGCTCAGGAAAACTTCGACGACGGGAGCGACGACTTCTATACCTCCGATGTGTCAAGGGGCAGTGGAAACAGCGATGAGGAGATAATACAGAGCGAGGGCGTTCCGGAGTTCCCGTTCCTCGAGCCGGTGATAGATGAAGTCATGAAAGCCCTGAACCTCTGAGGGTCTAATATGAGGCTCGAATCAGCCCGTAAAGAGGCTTTGTTTTTTCTTATAGCTATTTTTATGGCCTTCCTAACCCTGAAGGGCTTTCTTGGAAGCGGTTATCCCCCGAGCTGGGGCGGGGACGCCTACGGCCACCTCTTCAAAATCTGGAAGCTGATGGGGGGTTACCACCCATGGATCGAGGACTGGTACGGTGGCTATCCATTCCTCCGCTTTTATCCACCGCTTGCCTATTACCTCGGGGCACTTCTCGGCGTTTTGACCCATTCTGCGACCTGGGGCTACAAGCTCTCGGCCCTCCTATCCCTGATAATAGGGGCTCTTTCGATGAGGTTTCTCCTGAGGGAGCTCGGGTTCTCAGACCTTCCGTCCTACCTCGCCTCCCTTGCATACGCGTTTGCCCCCTACCATCTGCGGATTCTGTCACCTGAGGGGAACTTCCCGAGGTTCGTGGCGATAAACCTCGCCCCTCTCCTCGTCCTTGGGTTCATATACATCTTCCGCGGTGATAGAAGAAAGGCCCTAACGGCCGGGGTTCTCATCTCCCTCGTCCTCTTAACACACCACACCCTCGCGGTCTCCTTCGGCCTCGTTCTCCTTTTCCTGCTCCCCTATCTCCGGGAAACTAAAAGGGAATGGAGAACTCCTATTCAGAACCTGTTTATCGCCGGGATCGTCGCGTTCCTGATATCGGCCTTCTGGGTTCTGCCGTTCATCCTGGAAAAGGGCAACGCCCATTTCCTAAAGGAGAATGCCATAGACTACCTTTTCAAGTTCCAGAGCGCCAGGCTGGGGGAGATACTCCTTCCCACAGGCCCCTGGTCGTTCTACCAGGGGGCCCTGATGTACCTCGGGATTTTCGGGGCATTGATGACAATTAAGAGAAAGAAAACGCTCTCCATAGCTGTTTTGGCGGGCGTGTTCACCTCGCTCCTGCTCTCGCTCGGGTACTACGGGCCCACACCATGGTTAAACAGACTTCCCATACTCGATTTAATTCCCCCCTACCGGTGGCTCGGCACCGTGGAATTTCTGGCGGCCATCGGGTTCGCCATGCTTCTGGAGTTCGTTCTTAACTATGCCCCGAAAATCCATCCAGATAAGTTCAGGAAAGTGGCTCTGATAATATCCCTCGTTCTCCTGTTGCTTTCGCTCTCGGACCTCAGGTTCCGGGTTGATAGCCTGAATCCGGAGGAATTCCCCGGGAATTACATGGGGGTTCTCAACTACATCGGAAACGACAACGGAACCGGCTGGAGGTACTACCAGTGGGGGCTGGGGATAACGCAGGGCTCAAGGGTCGCCTTCACCCCCGCCCTCACCAAAAAGCCCGCTCTCGACGGCTGGTATCGTCAGGGCGATCCAGCCTATCCCGGGCATAGCTATCTCAACTACGCCGTTCTCAACGACCTCAATTTTGCCAGAAAGGCCCTCAGGGCTTATTCCGTGAAGTACATCCTCCTCGACTCCAGCTTTAAGGATACGCCAAGGGTCGAGGAAAACCTGAAGTCGATTGGCTTCAGGGAGATTTATTCGGTCGGAAACTTCAAGCTCTACTCCTGGGACAACCACAGCCTTTTGACGCCGGAGGCGGGCGTCCTC encodes:
- the artF gene encoding archaeosortase family protein ArtF — encoded protein: MKRDSVIFNLLLLLGYLIGFSIVVLVIGAKFGKPLVLIEAKNVHALLSFLGVSNTLLGNMIYLPGERLAFEITWQCSGTFTLSLYTAVYLAFPRIRRNVREWIIGASVIYLLNLLRVAIAIYLYHRSGEGVFNLFHYTIGPAILFGAVVILLGRLLVKSLRAQQD
- a CDS encoding LamG domain-containing protein, which translates into the protein MGTLRLVRDAVVVVTLLLILTGLSNAAGGTLSGNVLHVWSHDMGSSYTEIHNVNRGIKKDTYAIEQTVLAKNYSGSAGVTLLEVQVTDGGRTRWYSVYWYGGNSVDVFGKTVNLDMSVPHTYRIEVTRNNVKFYIDGGLVKTIKKRHITKIQQVNAGRWDEGSTYDLYIDDVREYWNGDVIAQENFDDGSDDFYTSDVSRGSGNSDEEIIQSEGVPEFPFLEPVIDEVMKALNL
- a CDS encoding 6-pyruvoyl-tetrahydropterin synthase-related protein, translating into MAFLTLKGFLGSGYPPSWGGDAYGHLFKIWKLMGGYHPWIEDWYGGYPFLRFYPPLAYYLGALLGVLTHSATWGYKLSALLSLIIGALSMRFLLRELGFSDLPSYLASLAYAFAPYHLRILSPEGNFPRFVAINLAPLLVLGFIYIFRGDRRKALTAGVLISLVLLTHHTLAVSFGLVLLFLLPYLRETKREWRTPIQNLFIAGIVAFLISAFWVLPFILEKGNAHFLKENAIDYLFKFQSARLGEILLPTGPWSFYQGALMYLGIFGALMTIKRKKTLSIAVLAGVFTSLLLSLGYYGPTPWLNRLPILDLIPPYRWLGTVEFLAAIGFAMLLEFVLNYAPKIHPDKFRKVALIISLVLLLLSLSDLRFRVDSLNPEEFPGNYMGVLNYIGNDNGTGWRYYQWGLGITQGSRVAFTPALTKKPALDGWYRQGDPAYPGHSYLNYAVLNDLNFARKALRAYSVKYILLDSSFKDTPRVEENLKSIGFREIYSVGNFKLYSWDNHSLLTPEAGVLVVGNWPLDTGVEYERGKFVDDHADSLGRYSLVILNNYVYRDPLVWRKLEDYVRDGGILVVNTFGSPDAEATRFGVRSTIVKVFGKANLSSGVYNVSRFSNFTYEGKPWTATAYTGNLTPLIRMGNLTVLGVKEYGKGRIYFVGLNLPYHAVYSRNDYEARLLNEILSRYIAPPKIEYRIVEVSDGEIVMKYTADRSTAVILSENYYPHWRAYVDGKGIKISRNEQFGLIELQLPAGEHEVELKFEDPYSPLGYLSLISLVAVLGFLAWDRVRRKG